Proteins from a genomic interval of Piscinibacter sp. HJYY11:
- a CDS encoding A24 family peptidase — MAGVLSLFGAEAFLSPWVLGLFGLCIGSFLNVVIHRLPLMMEREWWEEIARFLSDPATQTRALGSAPGLSAAELASTGKSIEGALQAQPALNLSRPRSRCPSCGHMIRWYENIPVLGWLRLKGRCSACGTRISFRYPAIELLTGALFAASAVKFGPVPGALVYCIASALLIAMAFIDLDTQLLPDKLTFPLAGLGLAAAGAGWTGVSLQASAWGLLAGYLSLWSVNWLYRIVRKTEGMGEGDFKLLAGLGALMGWQVLPSIILLSSLVGAVVGVGLMLFRGHDRNVPIPFGPYLVGGGIAAMFFGQTFTRALWSMS, encoded by the coding sequence GTGGCCGGGGTGCTGTCGCTGTTCGGGGCGGAAGCATTCCTGTCGCCGTGGGTGCTTGGGCTGTTCGGGCTGTGCATCGGCAGTTTCCTCAATGTGGTGATCCACCGATTGCCGCTCATGATGGAGCGCGAGTGGTGGGAGGAGATCGCTCGCTTCCTGAGTGATCCAGCAACCCAGACCAGAGCGCTCGGCTCGGCCCCTGGGCTTTCTGCCGCGGAGTTGGCGAGTACCGGCAAATCGATCGAAGGAGCGCTCCAGGCACAACCTGCGCTCAACCTCTCGCGCCCTCGGTCGCGTTGCCCGTCCTGCGGTCACATGATCCGCTGGTACGAGAACATTCCCGTCCTCGGCTGGCTGCGCCTGAAAGGTCGCTGCAGCGCTTGTGGCACGCGAATCTCTTTCCGATACCCCGCGATCGAACTCCTCACCGGCGCCCTTTTCGCCGCGAGTGCCGTGAAGTTCGGCCCTGTCCCCGGCGCCCTCGTGTATTGCATTGCTTCCGCACTGTTGATCGCGATGGCGTTCATCGACCTCGATACGCAGCTTTTGCCCGACAAGCTCACCTTCCCGTTGGCAGGCCTCGGGTTGGCGGCGGCGGGAGCCGGGTGGACGGGGGTTTCGCTGCAGGCGTCGGCGTGGGGCTTGCTGGCAGGCTATCTTTCGCTCTGGTCGGTGAACTGGCTGTACAGGATCGTGCGCAAGACCGAAGGCATGGGCGAAGGTGACTTCAAACTCCTGGCCGGGCTCGGCGCCTTGATGGGCTGGCAGGTGTTGCCCTCGATCATCCTTCTGTCGTCCCTCGTGGGAGCTGTCGTCGGCGTCGGCCTGATGCTGTTCCGCGGGCATGACCGGAACGTGCCGATTCCGTTCGGCCCCTACCTCGTGGGCGGCGGGATCGCGGCCATGTTCTTCGGCCAGACCTTCACCCGCGCGCTGTGGTCGATGTCCTGA
- the ispB gene encoding octaprenyl diphosphate synthase, translated as MAPEMKEVDAVIQQRLASDVVLINQISHYIISAGGKRIRPMLVLLFANALGFRGRERFELAAIVEFIHTATLLHDDVVDESALRRGRATANALFGNAASVLVGDFLYSRAFQMMVSVDRLRVLDVLADATNVIAEGEVLQLMNMHDPDLAVDDYLKVIRFKTAKLFEASARLGAVLAHAEPETEEACAAYGRHLGTAFQLVDDLLDYEGSTNELGKNVGDDLREGKPTLPLLIAMERASENDRLTIRHAIEQGEVSRLSEIVNIVRQTGALEATRDAARAEAEKAQRNLAPLPQTKYSEALLEFCVRSVERSS; from the coding sequence ATGGCGCCCGAGATGAAAGAGGTCGATGCGGTGATCCAGCAGCGCCTGGCATCAGACGTGGTCCTGATCAATCAGATTTCGCACTACATCATCAGTGCAGGGGGCAAGCGCATTCGACCCATGCTGGTGTTGCTGTTTGCCAACGCGCTGGGGTTTCGCGGTAGGGAGCGCTTTGAACTCGCAGCGATCGTGGAGTTCATTCATACCGCAACGTTGCTGCACGACGACGTGGTCGACGAATCGGCACTCAGGCGCGGGCGCGCCACCGCTAATGCCTTGTTCGGCAATGCGGCCAGCGTCCTGGTTGGCGATTTTTTGTATTCCCGGGCCTTCCAGATGATGGTGTCCGTTGACCGGCTGCGGGTACTGGACGTACTGGCAGACGCCACGAACGTGATTGCGGAAGGGGAGGTCCTGCAACTCATGAACATGCACGACCCAGACTTGGCAGTGGATGACTACCTCAAGGTGATCCGCTTCAAGACTGCCAAGTTGTTTGAAGCCAGTGCGCGCCTGGGCGCTGTTCTCGCCCACGCCGAACCTGAAACAGAAGAGGCTTGCGCTGCCTATGGTCGGCACTTGGGCACCGCATTCCAGCTTGTCGACGATCTGCTGGATTACGAAGGCTCGACGAACGAACTTGGCAAGAACGTCGGAGACGACTTGCGCGAGGGCAAGCCCACCCTTCCTTTACTGATCGCCATGGAGCGGGCTTCGGAGAATGACCGACTGACCATTCGTCACGCGATCGAGCAAGGCGAGGTCAGCCGGCTTTCCGAAATTGTCAACATCGTGCGTCAGACCGGCGCTCTCGAGGCAACGCGTGACGCAGCTCGCGCAGAAGCGGAGAAGGCCCAACGAAATCTCGCGCCGCTGCCCCAGACGAAGTACTCGGAAGCTCTGCTAGAATTTTGCGTTCGGTCGGTTGAGCGTTCGTCTTGA
- the pilB gene encoding type IV-A pilus assembly ATPase PilB, with amino-acid sequence MDTLADAPQSALSGVARVLVHAGKLNAKTAEDLVKSSKEKKSSFLSAVLAAGALTPAELAHTLSSALALPLLDLNAIDPQRLPRAIIDAKLAAQYQIVVLGKRGNRLFIGGADPTDQEAGERIKFATQLSPEWVIVEHDKLAKMLEGSGVSASESLDNIVGGDFEFDVSDDDVTASTETQEVTADVEDAPVVRFLQKMLIDAINARASDLHFEPYEYHYRVRFRIDGELREITQPPIAIKDKLASRIKVISRLDIAEKRVPQDGRMKLKFGNKAIDFRVSTLPTLFGEKIVIRILDPSSAKLGIEALGYEKIEKERLLACIARPYGMILVTGPTGSGKTVSLYTCLNILNQPGVNISTVEDPAEINLPGINQVNVNDKAGLSFSAALKSFLRQDPDIIMVGEIRDLETADIAIKAAQTGHMVMSTLHTNDAPTTLTRLLNMGVAPFNIASSVLLITAQRLARRLCEACKAPADYPREALLKAGYTEGDLDGSWKPYRAVGCSACSNGYKGRVGIYQVMPVSEEIQRIILAEGTAMDIAEQAARDNVRDLRQSGLVKVRAGFTTLEEVISVTNE; translated from the coding sequence GTGGATACCCTTGCCGACGCTCCTCAATCCGCACTGTCTGGTGTTGCGCGGGTTCTTGTGCATGCGGGCAAGCTGAACGCCAAGACGGCGGAAGACCTCGTCAAGTCGTCTAAGGAGAAAAAGTCCAGCTTTCTGTCGGCTGTGCTCGCCGCAGGCGCACTGACTCCCGCCGAACTTGCGCACACGCTGTCGAGCGCCCTGGCCTTGCCGCTGCTGGATTTGAATGCGATCGATCCGCAGCGCCTGCCCCGCGCCATCATTGATGCAAAGCTGGCCGCTCAATATCAGATCGTTGTTCTTGGAAAACGGGGGAACCGGCTCTTCATTGGCGGCGCCGACCCGACGGACCAGGAAGCGGGTGAGCGCATCAAGTTCGCCACGCAGCTGTCACCCGAGTGGGTCATCGTCGAGCACGACAAGCTCGCGAAGATGCTGGAAGGCTCCGGCGTCAGTGCCAGCGAGTCACTCGACAATATCGTCGGCGGAGATTTCGAGTTCGACGTCTCGGACGACGACGTCACTGCCAGCACCGAAACCCAGGAAGTCACGGCAGACGTCGAGGACGCACCCGTCGTTCGTTTCCTGCAGAAGATGCTGATCGACGCGATCAACGCGCGAGCCTCCGACCTCCACTTCGAGCCCTACGAGTACCACTACCGCGTCCGCTTTCGGATTGACGGCGAACTGCGCGAAATCACCCAGCCGCCGATTGCCATCAAGGACAAGCTGGCGTCTCGTATCAAGGTGATCTCGAGACTCGACATCGCCGAAAAGCGGGTACCGCAAGACGGCCGCATGAAGCTGAAATTCGGCAACAAGGCGATCGACTTCCGGGTCAGCACCCTGCCGACGCTGTTTGGCGAAAAGATCGTCATTCGTATCCTGGACCCGTCGAGCGCCAAGCTCGGCATCGAGGCGCTCGGCTACGAGAAGATCGAGAAGGAGCGCCTGCTGGCCTGTATCGCTCGACCTTACGGAATGATCTTGGTCACCGGTCCGACCGGTAGCGGCAAGACCGTGTCGCTCTACACCTGCCTGAACATCCTGAACCAACCGGGCGTCAACATCTCCACGGTCGAGGACCCGGCGGAAATCAACCTGCCTGGCATCAACCAGGTCAATGTGAACGACAAGGCCGGCTTGAGCTTTTCGGCCGCCCTGAAGTCATTTCTGCGCCAGGATCCGGACATCATCATGGTGGGCGAGATCCGGGACCTCGAGACCGCGGATATCGCGATCAAGGCAGCGCAGACAGGCCACATGGTGATGTCGACGCTTCACACCAACGATGCGCCAACCACCCTCACTCGCTTGCTGAACATGGGCGTCGCGCCCTTCAACATTGCGTCGAGCGTCTTGCTGATCACCGCCCAGCGTCTGGCCAGACGCCTTTGCGAAGCTTGCAAGGCGCCAGCCGACTATCCTCGAGAGGCATTGCTGAAGGCTGGTTACACCGAAGGCGACCTGGACGGCAGTTGGAAGCCGTACCGTGCCGTCGGCTGCTCTGCATGCAGCAACGGCTACAAAGGCCGTGTCGGCATTTACCAAGTGATGCCCGTCAGCGAGGAAATTCAGCGCATCATCTTGGCGGAAGGAACTGCCATGGACATCGCTGAACAAGCCGCACGTGACAACGTCCGTGATCTGCGGCAGTCCGGGTTGGTCAAGGTGCGAGCCGGCTTCACGACGCTCGAAGAAGTCATCTCGGTGACCAACGAATAG
- the rpmA gene encoding 50S ribosomal protein L27 encodes MAQKKGGGSTRNGRDSQPKMLGVKVFGGQAVPAGSIIVRQRGTKFHAGANVGTGKDHTLFALVDGEVSFAVKGPRNRQTVSVKELG; translated from the coding sequence ATGGCACAGAAAAAAGGCGGCGGTTCCACCCGGAACGGCCGTGATTCACAACCGAAGATGCTCGGCGTCAAGGTGTTCGGTGGTCAGGCTGTTCCGGCCGGCTCGATCATCGTGCGTCAGCGCGGTACCAAGTTCCATGCCGGCGCCAACGTCGGCACCGGCAAGGACCACACGCTCTTCGCGCTGGTTGATGGGGAAGTGAGCTTCGCCGTCAAGGGCCCGCGCAACCGGCAGACGGTGAGCGTGAAAGAACTGGGCTGA
- the proB gene encoding glutamate 5-kinase — MTDALKNAKRIVIKVGSSLVTNEGRGLDAQAIGNWCRQMAALAAQGREVVMVSSGAVAEGMKRLGWATRPKEIHELQAAAAVGQMGLAQIYETQLRQYDMGSAQVLLTHADLADRERYLNARSTLLTLLRLKVVPVINENDTVVNDEIKFGDNDTLGALVANLVEADALVILTDQKGLYSADPRKDPSARFIDEAEAGTPELERMAGGAGSSIGRGGMITKVLAAKRAASSGASTVIAWGREPDVLLRLAAGEAIGTALTASTAKLAARKQWMADHLQFRGAVVIDDGAVAKLRDEGKSLLPIGMVEVQGEFVRGDVIAVRDKAGNEIARGLANYASSEARLIARKPSSEFERLLGFTGEPEMIHRDNLVLA; from the coding sequence ATGACCGACGCCCTCAAGAACGCCAAACGCATCGTCATCAAGGTCGGCTCCAGCTTGGTGACCAACGAAGGCCGCGGGCTCGATGCCCAGGCCATCGGCAACTGGTGCCGCCAGATGGCGGCGCTGGCTGCACAGGGGCGCGAGGTGGTGATGGTGTCGAGCGGCGCGGTGGCCGAAGGCATGAAGCGCCTGGGCTGGGCAACACGGCCCAAGGAGATCCATGAGCTGCAGGCGGCTGCAGCCGTCGGGCAGATGGGGCTGGCCCAGATCTACGAGACCCAACTGCGCCAATATGACATGGGCAGTGCCCAAGTGCTGCTGACCCATGCGGACTTGGCCGACCGCGAGCGTTACCTGAATGCGCGCTCCACACTCCTGACGCTGTTGCGCTTGAAGGTCGTGCCGGTCATCAACGAGAACGACACGGTCGTCAACGACGAGATCAAGTTCGGGGACAACGACACACTGGGTGCGTTGGTGGCCAACCTTGTCGAAGCTGATGCACTGGTCATCCTCACCGACCAGAAGGGCCTGTATTCAGCCGATCCGCGCAAGGACCCGAGCGCACGCTTCATTGATGAGGCCGAAGCCGGTACGCCGGAGTTGGAACGCATGGCCGGTGGTGCAGGCTCGAGCATCGGCCGCGGCGGCATGATCACCAAGGTGCTGGCTGCCAAGCGCGCCGCAAGCAGCGGGGCTTCCACAGTCATCGCATGGGGCCGTGAGCCTGATGTGCTGTTGCGTCTGGCCGCCGGCGAGGCGATCGGCACCGCGCTGACCGCATCGACCGCCAAGCTGGCGGCGCGCAAGCAGTGGATGGCCGATCACCTGCAGTTCCGCGGTGCGGTGGTGATCGACGATGGCGCTGTCGCCAAGCTGCGAGACGAAGGCAAGAGCCTGCTGCCCATCGGCATGGTCGAGGTGCAGGGTGAGTTTGTGCGGGGCGACGTGATCGCCGTGCGAGACAAGGCAGGCAACGAGATCGCGCGAGGCCTGGCGAACTACGCCAGCTCTGAGGCTCGCTTGATCGCGCGCAAGCCTTCCAGCGAGTTCGAGCGGCTGCTGGGCTTCACCGGCGAACCGGAGATGATTCACCGCGACAACTTGGTGTTGGCTTGA
- a CDS encoding lytic transglycosylase domain-containing protein — protein sequence MSVTSGLGRRHLLAAAAWPALQAFAPAAHAGAQVEEPLADAVRSALSAAIANRAPPKPVFDNIEERLVYLKWLGEMSNRLKKRKAEHVARVEFLETVWYESTRAGLEQSLVLALIQVESGFRKYAISRVGARGYMQVMPFWARLIGEGDVARLFHMQTNLRFGCVILRHYLDRERGDLYMALGRYNGSRGRPEYPNLVFGARKAWTFKPA from the coding sequence ATGAGCGTGACGAGCGGGCTGGGCCGGCGACATCTGCTCGCCGCGGCGGCCTGGCCTGCATTGCAGGCCTTTGCGCCGGCTGCGCACGCGGGGGCACAAGTCGAGGAGCCGCTGGCCGACGCCGTGCGTTCGGCGCTGTCGGCAGCCATTGCCAACCGTGCGCCGCCCAAGCCGGTCTTCGACAACATCGAAGAACGCCTCGTCTACCTGAAGTGGCTGGGTGAGATGAGCAACCGCCTGAAAAAGCGCAAGGCCGAGCATGTCGCCCGCGTGGAGTTCCTCGAGACCGTCTGGTACGAGAGCACCCGCGCAGGGCTGGAGCAGTCGCTGGTGCTCGCGTTGATCCAGGTGGAAAGTGGCTTTCGCAAGTACGCCATCAGCCGTGTCGGGGCGCGGGGCTACATGCAGGTGATGCCGTTCTGGGCGCGGCTGATCGGAGAGGGCGACGTGGCGCGGCTTTTCCACATGCAGACCAACCTGCGCTTCGGTTGCGTGATCCTGCGCCACTACCTCGACCGCGAGCGGGGTGATCTCTACATGGCGCTCGGCCGCTACAACGGCAGCCGAGGCAGGCCGGAGTACCCGAACCTCGTGTTCGGTGCCCGCAAGGCCTGGACCTTCAAGCCCGCCTGA
- a CDS encoding type II secretion system F family protein, with protein sequence MATAAATAARNVKEFVFEWEGKDKNGKVVRGEIRAGGEAMVSASLRRQGILITKVKKRRTSGGKAIKQKDIAIFTRQLSTMMRAGVPLLQAFDIVARGSTNAKLTKLLLDIRNDVETGTSLSAAFRKHPLYFDALYCNLVEAGEAGGILDTLLDRLAIYQEKTMAIKNKIKSALIYPVAVMVVAFVVLAIIMLFVIPVFKDVFKSFGAELPAPTLFVIGMSEVFTKYWWAIFGFLGGGIYFFFESWKRSEKMQRTMDRLLLKVPVFGDLVNKSSVARWTRTLSTMFAAGVPLVEALDSVGGASGNAVFKDATDQIQKDVSTGASLTASMQTTGVFPTMVIQMCAIGEESGSLDAMLGKAAEFYEDEIDEAVKGLSALMEPFIIVILGTLIGGIVVSMYLPIFKLGAVV encoded by the coding sequence ATGGCAACTGCAGCAGCAACCGCAGCACGGAACGTCAAGGAATTTGTCTTCGAATGGGAAGGCAAGGACAAGAACGGGAAGGTGGTCCGCGGTGAGATTCGCGCAGGGGGCGAAGCCATGGTCAGCGCCAGCCTGCGCCGGCAAGGCATCCTGATCACCAAGGTGAAGAAGCGCCGCACGTCGGGCGGCAAGGCGATCAAGCAAAAAGACATCGCCATTTTCACGCGGCAGCTGTCGACCATGATGCGTGCGGGCGTGCCGCTGCTGCAGGCGTTCGACATCGTGGCGCGTGGGAGCACCAACGCAAAGTTGACCAAGCTTCTGCTGGACATTCGCAACGACGTGGAAACCGGTACTAGCCTGTCGGCTGCATTCCGCAAGCACCCGCTCTACTTCGACGCGCTCTACTGCAACTTGGTCGAGGCCGGAGAAGCTGGCGGTATCCTCGACACACTGCTGGACCGCCTGGCCATCTATCAAGAGAAGACGATGGCCATCAAGAACAAGATCAAGTCGGCCTTGATCTACCCGGTCGCAGTGATGGTCGTGGCCTTCGTGGTGCTGGCCATCATCATGCTGTTTGTGATTCCGGTCTTCAAGGATGTTTTCAAGTCCTTTGGAGCAGAGCTGCCGGCACCAACACTCTTTGTGATCGGGATGTCGGAGGTTTTCACAAAATACTGGTGGGCCATCTTCGGCTTTCTCGGCGGTGGCATCTATTTCTTCTTCGAATCTTGGAAGCGATCTGAAAAGATGCAGCGCACCATGGACCGCCTGCTCCTGAAGGTTCCCGTGTTTGGTGACCTCGTCAACAAATCGTCAGTGGCTCGTTGGACCCGCACCTTGTCCACCATGTTTGCAGCCGGCGTCCCGCTTGTGGAAGCGCTTGATTCAGTAGGCGGGGCATCAGGCAACGCGGTCTTCAAGGACGCGACTGACCAGATCCAGAAAGACGTGTCCACCGGCGCCAGCCTGACGGCATCGATGCAAACGACCGGCGTCTTTCCGACGATGGTGATCCAGATGTGTGCCATCGGTGAAGAATCCGGCTCACTCGATGCCATGCTGGGCAAGGCCGCGGAGTTTTACGAGGATGAAATCGACGAAGCCGTGAAGGGTCTGTCGGCTCTGATGGAGCCGTTCATCATCGTGATCCTGGGCACGCTGATCGGCGGCATCGTGGTCTCGATGTACCTGCCCATCTTCAAGCTCGGCGCGGTGGTCTGA
- the cgtA gene encoding Obg family GTPase CgtA: MKFVDEATIDVAAGNGGNGCMSFRREKFLPFGGPNGGDGGRGGSVFAVGDRNLNTLIDFRYARRHEARNGENGRGSDQYGAAADDIVLRMPMGTIITDLDTGNVIAELLVPDEKVLLAKGGDGGFGNLHFKTSTNRAPRQKTPGWPGEHRKLKLELRVLADVGLLGLPNAGKSTLIAAISNARPKIADYPFTTLHPNLGVVRVAAEQSFVVADIPGLIEGASEGAGLGHLFLRHLQRTHLLLHVVDMAPFDDSIDPVAQARGIVSELKKYDQSLYDKPRWLVLNKLDMVPIEDRERRVKDFVKRFKWKGPVFQISALTREGCEHMVQAIYQHVSKLKNVVPDDPDPRFADPHRDLEQSP, from the coding sequence ATGAAATTCGTTGACGAAGCCACCATCGACGTGGCGGCCGGCAATGGCGGCAACGGCTGCATGAGCTTTCGCCGGGAAAAGTTCCTGCCCTTCGGCGGCCCCAATGGAGGCGACGGCGGGCGTGGTGGAAGCGTGTTTGCCGTGGGTGACCGAAATCTCAACACGCTGATCGACTTTCGCTACGCGCGACGGCATGAGGCGCGCAACGGTGAAAACGGGCGCGGTTCCGACCAATACGGTGCGGCAGCCGACGACATCGTGCTGCGCATGCCGATGGGCACCATCATCACCGACCTCGACACGGGGAACGTGATCGCCGAGTTGCTGGTGCCGGATGAGAAGGTGCTCCTCGCCAAGGGCGGCGACGGCGGTTTCGGCAATTTGCATTTCAAGACCAGCACCAACCGTGCTCCTCGGCAAAAGACCCCCGGCTGGCCGGGTGAGCATCGCAAGTTGAAGCTCGAGTTGCGCGTGCTGGCTGATGTAGGTCTCCTGGGGCTGCCGAATGCTGGCAAGTCCACGCTGATCGCCGCGATCTCGAATGCGCGACCCAAGATTGCCGACTATCCCTTCACCACGCTGCATCCCAATCTGGGTGTCGTGCGTGTGGCTGCGGAGCAGAGCTTCGTGGTTGCCGACATCCCCGGCCTGATCGAAGGTGCGTCGGAGGGGGCTGGGTTGGGGCATCTGTTCTTGCGCCATTTGCAGCGCACACATCTGCTGCTCCATGTGGTCGACATGGCTCCTTTCGATGACAGCATCGACCCCGTTGCTCAGGCCAGAGGTATCGTCTCGGAGCTCAAGAAGTACGACCAGTCCCTTTACGACAAGCCGCGCTGGCTGGTGCTCAACAAGCTGGACATGGTGCCGATCGAAGATCGCGAGCGTCGGGTCAAAGACTTCGTGAAGCGCTTCAAGTGGAAGGGTCCGGTGTTCCAGATTTCCGCTTTGACGCGTGAAGGTTGCGAACACATGGTGCAGGCGATCTACCAGCACGTCTCGAAGCTGAAGAACGTGGTTCCCGACGATCCCGACCCGCGTTTCGCCGATCCCCATCGAGACCTCGAGCAATCGCCATGA
- a CDS encoding proline--tRNA ligase — MKASQFFISTLKEAPADAEVTSHKLMMRAGLIKRLGAGIYNYMPMGLRVIRKVENIIREEMNRAGAVELLMPVVQPAELWQETGRFQKMGPELLRVKDRHDRDFIIQPTSEEVITDIARQELRSYRMLPKNFYHIQTKFRDERRPRFGVMRGREFTMKDAYSFDRDVAAAGKSYDAMYAAYVRIFERMGLVFRAVAADTGAIGGDRSHEFQVIADTGEDAIAYCPDSDYAANVELAEALPLIAQRGAASQALVKTPTPGKSTCEDVAQLLNLPLSQTVKSLVLATDEKNEADEIVKTTVWLLLVRGDHSLNEVKAGKIEGLKEGYRFATVAEIEAHFGCRPGYLGPIGVKKPVRVVADRTVAAMSDFVCGANEADFHFTGANWGRDLPEPSVVADIRNVVEGDPSPDGKGVLAMQRGIEVGHVFYLGTKYSKAMNATYLDENGKPQLLEMGCYGIGVTRLLGAAIEQSHDDRGIIWPVSMAPFSVVLCPIGYDRSAEVKAAADRLHDELQAQGVDVMLDDRGERPGAMFADWELIGVPHRVVLSDRGLKEGKVEYQGRRDAQATAVAAAEVGAFLKGRLSA, encoded by the coding sequence ATGAAAGCTTCTCAGTTTTTCATTTCCACGCTCAAGGAAGCGCCTGCCGACGCCGAGGTCACCAGCCACAAACTGATGATGCGGGCCGGCCTGATCAAACGTCTGGGCGCGGGCATCTACAACTACATGCCGATGGGTTTGCGGGTGATTCGCAAGGTTGAAAACATCATCCGCGAGGAAATGAACCGCGCCGGTGCCGTCGAGCTCTTGATGCCGGTCGTGCAGCCTGCCGAGCTGTGGCAGGAAACTGGCCGATTCCAGAAGATGGGCCCCGAGTTGCTGCGTGTGAAAGACCGGCACGACCGTGATTTCATCATCCAGCCGACGTCCGAAGAGGTCATCACCGACATCGCTCGCCAGGAGCTGCGCAGCTACCGCATGCTGCCGAAAAATTTTTATCACATCCAGACCAAGTTCCGCGACGAGCGCCGCCCGCGCTTTGGCGTGATGCGTGGGCGCGAGTTCACGATGAAGGATGCCTACTCCTTCGACCGGGACGTGGCGGCCGCCGGCAAGAGCTACGACGCGATGTATGCGGCCTACGTGCGCATCTTCGAGCGCATGGGCCTCGTGTTCCGTGCCGTGGCCGCCGACACCGGCGCCATCGGGGGTGACCGCTCGCACGAGTTCCAGGTCATCGCCGACACCGGCGAAGACGCCATCGCGTATTGCCCCGATTCCGACTACGCGGCCAACGTGGAGCTGGCCGAGGCGCTGCCGCTCATCGCCCAGCGTGGCGCTGCAAGCCAGGCCCTCGTCAAGACGCCGACGCCGGGCAAGAGCACTTGCGAGGACGTGGCCCAGCTGCTCAACCTGCCCTTGTCGCAGACGGTGAAGTCGCTGGTGCTGGCCACGGATGAAAAGAACGAGGCCGACGAGATCGTGAAGACGACGGTGTGGCTGCTGCTCGTGCGTGGCGACCACAGCCTCAATGAGGTCAAGGCCGGCAAGATCGAAGGTCTGAAGGAAGGCTACCGCTTCGCCACGGTGGCCGAAATCGAGGCGCACTTCGGCTGCAGGCCGGGCTATCTCGGCCCGATCGGCGTGAAGAAGCCGGTGCGCGTCGTGGCCGACCGCACTGTCGCTGCGATGAGCGATTTCGTCTGCGGCGCCAACGAAGCTGACTTCCACTTCACCGGCGCCAACTGGGGCCGTGACCTGCCCGAGCCCAGCGTGGTGGCCGACATCCGCAACGTCGTCGAAGGCGATCCCTCGCCCGACGGCAAGGGCGTGCTCGCGATGCAGCGCGGCATCGAGGTGGGCCATGTGTTCTACCTCGGCACCAAGTACTCGAAGGCGATGAACGCCACCTACCTCGACGAAAACGGCAAGCCGCAGCTGCTCGAGATGGGTTGCTACGGCATTGGTGTCACGCGATTGCTTGGCGCCGCCATCGAGCAGAGCCATGATGATCGCGGGATCATCTGGCCGGTGTCGATGGCGCCGTTCAGCGTGGTGCTGTGCCCGATCGGCTACGACCGTTCGGCCGAGGTCAAGGCCGCCGCCGATCGCCTGCACGACGAACTGCAGGCGCAAGGTGTCGACGTGATGCTCGACGACCGCGGCGAGCGCCCAGGCGCCATGTTTGCCGACTGGGAACTGATCGGCGTGCCGCACCGGGTGGTGCTGTCGGACCGAGGCTTGAAGGAAGGCAAGGTCGAATACCAGGGTCGCCGCGATGCGCAGGCCACGGCGGTGGCTGCGGCCGAGGTGGGCGCCTTCCTGAAAGGCCGGCTCTCGGCATGA
- the rplU gene encoding 50S ribosomal protein L21: MYAVIKTGGKQYKVAAGEKIKVEQIAADVGQEITIDQVLAVGSGAELKVGTPLVSGASVKATVVAQGKHDKVRIFKMRRRKHYQKRQGHRQTFTELEISAVNA, translated from the coding sequence ATGTACGCGGTCATAAAAACCGGCGGCAAGCAATACAAGGTTGCTGCAGGCGAAAAGATCAAGGTAGAACAGATTGCTGCGGACGTTGGCCAAGAGATCACGATCGACCAAGTTCTAGCAGTCGGCAGCGGCGCAGAACTGAAGGTCGGGACTCCCTTGGTTTCCGGCGCAAGCGTCAAGGCCACGGTTGTGGCGCAGGGCAAGCACGACAAGGTGCGCATCTTCAAGATGCGTCGCCGCAAGCACTATCAAAAGCGGCAAGGTCATCGCCAGACCTTCACCGAGCTTGAGATCAGTGCAGTGAACGCCTGA
- a CDS encoding RNA pyrophosphohydrolase, which translates to MLDREGFRPNVGIILLNTKNQVFWGKRIRTHSWQFPQGGIKYGETPEQAMFRELHEEVGLSPEHVRIVARTRDWLRYEVPEHFIRRDARGHYRGQKQIWFLLQLMGRDSDMNLRATDHPEFDAWRWNDYWVPLDLVIEFKRDVYQMALTELARFLPRNNHHNRYLRSGMRPHHRDDAGSTNTTPLDESGPPEPASS; encoded by the coding sequence ATGCTCGACCGAGAAGGGTTCAGACCCAACGTCGGCATCATTCTGCTCAATACGAAGAACCAGGTTTTCTGGGGCAAGCGCATCCGCACCCACTCCTGGCAGTTCCCGCAAGGGGGCATCAAATACGGCGAAACGCCTGAGCAGGCGATGTTCCGCGAGCTCCACGAAGAAGTGGGGTTGTCGCCCGAACACGTTCGCATCGTCGCGCGCACTCGTGATTGGTTGCGGTATGAAGTGCCGGAGCATTTCATTCGACGCGACGCCCGCGGCCACTACCGCGGACAGAAGCAGATCTGGTTTCTGCTGCAGCTGATGGGCCGCGACAGCGACATGAACCTGCGCGCCACCGATCACCCGGAGTTCGACGCCTGGCGCTGGAACGACTATTGGGTGCCGCTCGACCTCGTGATCGAGTTCAAGCGTGACGTGTACCAGATGGCACTCACCGAGTTGGCGCGCTTCCTGCCTCGCAACAACCACCACAACCGCTATCTGCGCTCAGGCATGCGGCCACACCACCGCGATGACGCGGGCAGCACCAACACGACACCGCTTGACGAGAGCGGGCCTCCCGAACCGGCGTCGTCCTGA